A window from Opitutia bacterium ISCC 52 encodes these proteins:
- a CDS encoding NAD(P)H-hydrate dehydratase codes for MTLRDSGYLHPVLDCAESQAFEKDYFKGDEAEEWKAMNCAGAAIASQAQLDVQEVLGRRPIRRALILVGKGHNGGDALIATRHILASNTEAQADLVFPYGLGHLRPLVRRCLDQLQVAGGNRLRYLSLRAGDQGTIERQLSIFLGDEDFDLCVDGILGMQFRPPLRTPALELLRWTHSHEGIACRIAVDLPSGLGDEADQDAFRADFSYATGIAKSALFASANRSKVGRIRYLDIGFFDQSLEADRYVLSKAILSFQRSLRLSQTHKKTYGHVFLVGGSTTMPGAILMATQSALKSGVGLVTCFVPESIVAEAAGKIPEAMWVGLPEIPEHGGLALEGLGLIRQHAKRASGWIIGPGMGTHEETATLIEEVLALSDAPVLLDADGLRLGIVSLDWQGRSCVVSPHVGEFNRLLDRELNTPVSEMDVLKLASDTGCVVIMKGSPTLIAGEGLAVYSCAGGPVLARGGSGDILSGLVGGRIAIPNSDLLVSVAEGVAWQGAAADAMAQRQGQVAAKATDILSFL; via the coding sequence ATGACTCTTCGAGATTCCGGCTACTTGCATCCAGTGCTTGATTGTGCCGAGTCTCAAGCTTTTGAAAAAGACTACTTCAAAGGCGATGAAGCAGAAGAGTGGAAGGCAATGAATTGTGCCGGCGCGGCCATCGCTTCCCAAGCACAGCTGGATGTTCAGGAGGTATTAGGAAGGAGACCGATTCGTCGGGCACTCATACTCGTTGGCAAAGGACACAATGGAGGTGATGCATTGATTGCAACTCGTCATATCCTTGCTTCAAATACCGAGGCACAGGCAGACTTGGTTTTCCCCTACGGACTAGGGCATCTGCGACCTCTAGTCAGGCGATGTTTGGACCAGTTACAGGTCGCAGGTGGAAATAGGCTTCGTTACCTTTCTTTGAGAGCTGGAGACCAGGGCACCATTGAAAGACAGTTGAGTATATTTCTGGGAGACGAAGATTTCGATCTTTGTGTGGATGGAATTCTGGGGATGCAATTTAGACCTCCTCTGCGCACGCCAGCCTTGGAGCTTCTACGATGGACCCATAGCCACGAAGGAATCGCCTGTCGAATTGCGGTCGATCTTCCTAGTGGGCTAGGGGACGAAGCCGATCAAGATGCCTTTCGAGCAGACTTCTCATATGCTACTGGAATTGCCAAGTCGGCTTTGTTTGCTTCTGCCAATCGATCAAAGGTAGGGCGCATTCGCTATCTGGACATCGGATTTTTCGATCAATCCTTAGAGGCCGATCGTTACGTATTGTCCAAAGCTATCCTGAGCTTTCAAAGAAGCCTGCGTTTGTCGCAGACCCACAAGAAAACGTATGGTCATGTCTTTTTAGTGGGCGGTTCAACCACCATGCCTGGAGCCATTCTGATGGCGACACAATCTGCACTTAAAAGTGGAGTGGGCCTGGTAACCTGTTTCGTTCCGGAAAGTATCGTTGCCGAAGCTGCGGGAAAGATTCCTGAAGCGATGTGGGTTGGGTTGCCCGAGATCCCAGAACATGGGGGATTGGCCTTGGAGGGATTAGGTCTGATTCGCCAGCATGCCAAAAGAGCAAGTGGTTGGATCATCGGTCCCGGAATGGGCACACATGAGGAGACAGCAACCTTGATCGAAGAGGTGCTTGCACTGAGTGATGCACCTGTATTGCTCGATGCGGATGGGTTGCGCCTGGGCATCGTTTCTCTTGATTGGCAGGGCCGATCTTGCGTGGTCAGTCCTCACGTCGGAGAGTTTAATCGGTTGTTAGATCGCGAGTTGAATACGCCTGTTTCCGAGATGGATGTTTTGAAGTTAGCGAGTGATACCGGTTGCGTTGTCATCATGAAAGGATCCCCTACTTTAATCGCAGGCGAGGGACTTGCTGTTTACTCGTGCGCCGGTGGTCCGGTTTTGGCACGGGGCGGTAGCGGCGATATTTTGTCGGGTCTCGTAGGAGGGCGTATTGCCATACCGAATAGCGATTTATTGGTATCAGTCGCTGAAGGGGTAGCCTGGCAGGGTGCCGCGGCAGATGCCATGGCCCAACGGCAAGGGCAGGTGGCTGCGAAGGCTACCGATATTTTGAGTTTTCTTTAA
- a CDS encoding pyridoxine 5'-phosphate synthase → MSQQELLLGVNIDHCATVRQARYRESAETTGGIVEPDPVFYAQQCEIAGADSITVHLREDRRHMQQRDVERLRECLRIPLNLEMAATDAMLDFALELKPDYACIVPESREEITTEGGLDVIQFKDRVAKVVNGLNEAGVIVSLFIDPVPAHIQASADLGATAVELHTGAYSNAYYTPERDNEFLRLKSGAELGHGCGLQINAGHGINYVNVSEVRTLPHLHELNIGHSLVSRSLFTGVQESVREMRRLMNVL, encoded by the coding sequence ATGAGCCAACAAGAGCTATTACTCGGTGTTAACATCGACCACTGCGCAACGGTCAGACAAGCCCGGTATCGTGAATCCGCTGAAACGACGGGCGGAATTGTCGAGCCGGATCCTGTATTTTATGCCCAGCAATGTGAGATTGCCGGAGCTGATAGTATAACCGTTCACTTGCGTGAAGATCGGCGCCATATGCAACAGCGCGACGTGGAGCGACTTCGTGAGTGTCTTCGGATTCCCTTGAATTTGGAAATGGCGGCTACCGACGCGATGCTGGACTTTGCCTTGGAGTTGAAACCGGACTACGCCTGCATCGTTCCCGAAAGCCGGGAGGAGATTACAACCGAAGGGGGGCTTGATGTCATCCAGTTCAAAGACCGAGTTGCCAAGGTCGTGAATGGGCTGAATGAGGCCGGCGTCATTGTAAGTCTATTTATCGATCCAGTGCCGGCACATATCCAGGCTTCAGCTGATTTAGGAGCGACTGCAGTGGAGCTTCATACTGGGGCCTACTCGAATGCTTATTATACTCCGGAACGTGATAATGAATTCTTACGACTCAAATCCGGCGCGGAATTGGGACATGGTTGTGGATTACAGATTAATGCAGGCCATGGCATCAACTACGTGAACGTGAGCGAAGTTCGTACGCTTCCGCACTTACATGAATTGAACATCGGGCATAGTCTCGTTAGCCGTTCATTATTTACGGGTGTTCAAGAATCGGTGCGTGAAATGAGGAGGTTGATGAATGTCCTATGA
- the acpS gene encoding holo-ACP synthase: MSYEEPSLAELAATFPTGATFLNVGVDVIEVERVREVYERQKDRFLKRVFTQEEQDYCMSKSNPFPHLAVRFAAKEAVSKSFSTGIGKLFSWTSCSIYHGSRMEPLVRFDDLSKALLKTLGATDVRITLSHTSTTAVAVAVLVNETKGE, from the coding sequence ATGTCCTATGAGGAACCCAGCTTGGCTGAGTTAGCCGCGACCTTTCCAACTGGAGCTACCTTTCTCAATGTGGGCGTTGATGTGATCGAAGTCGAGCGTGTGCGAGAGGTCTATGAACGACAGAAAGATCGTTTCCTCAAACGTGTATTTACCCAGGAGGAACAAGATTACTGTATGAGCAAATCGAATCCGTTTCCCCATCTAGCGGTACGATTTGCTGCAAAGGAAGCCGTCTCAAAAAGCTTTTCTACCGGAATCGGAAAACTCTTTAGTTGGACCTCTTGTTCCATCTACCATGGCTCGCGAATGGAGCCGCTTGTCCGTTTCGACGATCTGAGCAAAGCTTTGTTGAAAACTTTAGGAGCTACGGATGTTCGTATCACCTTATCCCATACAAGCACTACAGCGGTTGCTGTTGCAGTTTTAGTAAACGAAACTAAAGGCGAATAA